One part of the Pseudomonas sp. MYb118 genome encodes these proteins:
- the nudE gene encoding ADP compounds hydrolase NudE, translating to MRQKPTVLAREIVATSRLFCVEELKLRFSNGAERTYERLVGKGAGYGAVMIVAMLDSEHAVLVEEYCGGTDEYELSLPKGLIEPGEDVLAAAERELKEEAGYGARQLMHLTELSLSPGYMSQKIQVVLAMDLYEERLEGDEPEPMGVDKVNLRELSALAQNPQFTEGRALAALYLARDLLTQRGVFLP from the coding sequence ATGCGCCAGAAACCCACCGTCCTCGCCCGCGAGATTGTCGCCACCAGTCGTCTGTTCTGCGTTGAAGAGTTGAAACTGCGCTTTTCCAACGGTGCGGAACGCACGTACGAGCGCCTGGTGGGCAAGGGCGCCGGCTATGGTGCCGTGATGATCGTGGCGATGCTCGACTCGGAGCACGCCGTGCTGGTCGAAGAGTATTGCGGTGGTACTGACGAGTACGAGCTGTCGTTGCCCAAGGGCTTGATCGAACCGGGTGAAGACGTGTTGGCGGCAGCCGAGCGCGAGCTCAAGGAAGAGGCCGGGTATGGCGCGCGACAGTTGATGCACCTGACGGAGTTGTCGCTGTCCCCTGGCTACATGAGCCAGAAAATCCAGGTGGTACTGGCGATGGACCTTTATGAAGAGCGGCTGGAAGGCGACGAGCCGGAGCCGATGGGCGTGGACAAGGTCAATCTGCGCGAGTTGTCGGCGCTGGCGCAGAACCCGCAGTTCACCGAGGGCCGTGCCTTGGCGGCGTTGTACCTGGCCCGTGACCTGCTGACTCAGCGCGGGGTGTTCCTGCCATGA
- a CDS encoding sigma-54-dependent transcriptional regulator: protein MTIDNRIQVVLIDDDPHLRQALSQTLDLAGLKILPLGEAKGLAGQLERDWPGVVVSDIRMPGMDGLELLSELHAQDPELPVLLITGHGDVPLAVQAMRSGAYDFLEKPFASDALLDSVRRALALRRLVLDNRSLRLALSDRHELSARLVGQSPSMLRLREQIGALAATKADVLILGETGAGKEVVARALHDLSSRRNGPFVAINAGALAESVVESELFGHEPGAFTGAQKRRIGKFEFANGGTLFLDEIESMSLDVQVKLLRLLQERVVERLGGNQLIPLDIRIIAATKEDLRQSADQGRFRADLYYRLNVAPLRIPPLRERGEDALVLFQHFADEASARHGLPPHELQPGQRALLLRHTWPGNVRELQNAAERFALGLELALDNPADGAPGTTVEVVSGGLSEQVENFEKSLIAAELARSHSSVRSLAEALGIPRKTLHDKLRKHGLNFADSGAQHAADDAE from the coding sequence ATGACCATCGACAACCGCATTCAGGTCGTGCTGATCGACGATGACCCGCATCTGCGCCAGGCCCTGAGCCAGACCCTGGACCTGGCCGGCCTGAAAATCCTTCCCCTGGGTGAAGCCAAGGGCCTGGCCGGGCAACTGGAGCGCGACTGGCCGGGCGTGGTGGTCAGCGACATCCGCATGCCGGGCATGGACGGCCTGGAGCTGCTGAGCGAACTGCACGCGCAGGATCCGGAGCTGCCGGTGTTGCTGATCACCGGCCACGGCGATGTGCCGTTGGCCGTACAGGCCATGCGCTCCGGCGCCTACGATTTCCTCGAAAAGCCCTTTGCCAGCGACGCCCTGCTCGACAGCGTGCGCCGCGCGCTGGCCCTGCGTCGCCTGGTGCTGGACAATCGCAGCCTGCGCCTGGCCCTGAGTGATCGCCATGAACTGAGCGCCCGACTGGTCGGGCAATCGCCCTCCATGCTGCGCTTGCGTGAGCAGATTGGCGCGCTGGCGGCGACCAAGGCCGACGTGCTGATCCTCGGCGAAACCGGTGCCGGCAAGGAAGTGGTGGCGCGGGCGCTGCACGATCTATCGAGCCGACGCAACGGCCCGTTCGTGGCCATCAACGCCGGCGCCCTGGCCGAATCGGTGGTGGAAAGCGAGCTGTTCGGCCACGAACCGGGGGCCTTCACCGGCGCGCAAAAACGCCGCATCGGCAAATTCGAGTTCGCCAACGGCGGCACGCTGTTCCTCGATGAAATCGAAAGCATGAGCCTGGACGTGCAGGTCAAACTGCTGCGTCTGTTGCAGGAGCGCGTGGTTGAGCGCCTGGGCGGCAATCAGCTGATCCCGCTGGACATCCGAATCATCGCCGCGACCAAGGAAGACTTGCGCCAGTCCGCCGACCAGGGCCGCTTCCGCGCCGACTTGTATTACCGCCTCAATGTCGCGCCGCTGCGCATTCCACCGCTGCGCGAGCGTGGCGAAGATGCATTGGTGCTGTTCCAGCACTTCGCCGACGAAGCCAGCGCCCGCCACGGCTTGCCGCCCCATGAGCTGCAACCGGGACAGCGCGCGCTGTTGCTGCGCCACACCTGGCCGGGCAACGTGCGGGAACTGCAAAACGCCGCCGAACGTTTTGCCCTCGGCCTGGAACTGGCCCTGGACAACCCTGCGGATGGCGCGCCCGGCACCACTGTCGAGGTGGTCAGCGGCGGCTTGAGCGAACAGGTGGAGAACTTCGAGAAATCGCTGATTGCCGCCGAACTGGCGCGCTCTCACAGCTCGGTGCGCAGCCTTGCCGAAGCCTTGGGCATACCGCGCAAGACCTTGCACGACAAACTGCGCAAGCATGGGCTGAACTTCGCCGACAGCGGCGCGCAGCACGCGGCCGACGACGCCGAATGA
- the cysQ gene encoding 3'(2'),5'-bisphosphate nucleotidase CysQ — translation MKFPHPLMAPVVELALQAGEAILPFWRTGTAVTAKADDSPVTAADLAAHHLILAGLTALDPSIPVLSEEDANIPQGVRAGWQRWWLVDPLDGTKEFISGSEEFTVNIALIEQGRVVFGVVSMPTNGRFYVGGAGLGAWRGDQGSEPRPIQVRHAPAAGQPFTVVASRRHSSPEQERLLAGLSAGLGELALANIGSSLKFCLLAEGAADCYPRLAPTSQWDTAAAQGVLEGAGGEVLDLNGETFSYPARESLLNEFFLALPAQATWRETLLALARS, via the coding sequence ATGAAATTTCCACACCCGTTGATGGCCCCCGTCGTTGAATTGGCCTTGCAGGCAGGGGAGGCGATCCTGCCGTTCTGGCGCACTGGCACCGCAGTGACTGCCAAGGCCGATGATTCACCGGTCACGGCGGCCGACCTCGCCGCCCATCACCTGATCCTGGCCGGGCTGACCGCGCTGGACCCGAGCATCCCGGTGCTCTCCGAAGAGGACGCCAACATCCCCCAGGGCGTACGTGCCGGCTGGCAGCGCTGGTGGCTGGTCGATCCGCTGGACGGCACCAAGGAGTTCATTTCGGGCAGTGAAGAGTTCACCGTCAACATCGCCCTGATCGAGCAGGGCCGGGTGGTATTCGGCGTGGTGTCGATGCCGACCAATGGGCGCTTTTACGTTGGTGGCGCAGGCCTCGGGGCCTGGCGCGGTGATCAGGGTAGCGAGCCACGGCCGATTCAGGTGCGCCACGCGCCGGCTGCCGGGCAGCCATTCACCGTGGTCGCCAGCCGTCGGCATTCGAGCCCCGAGCAGGAGCGCTTGCTGGCGGGATTGAGCGCCGGCCTGGGTGAATTGGCATTGGCCAACATCGGCAGCTCGTTGAAATTCTGCCTGCTGGCTGAAGGCGCGGCGGATTGTTACCCGCGCCTGGCACCGACTTCCCAATGGGACACGGCGGCGGCCCAGGGCGTGCTCGAAGGCGCGGGTGGCGAGGTGCTTGACCTGAACGGCGAGACGTTCAGCTACCCGGCGCGTGAGTCACTGCTCAATGAATTCTTCCTGGCGCTGCCGGCGCAGGCAACCTGGCGCGAAACCTTGCTGGCACTGGCGCGTAGCTAA
- the yrfG gene encoding GMP/IMP nucleotidase has protein sequence MSLLPWRDIDTVLLDMDGTLLDLHFDNHFWLEHLPQRYAELHGVSRAMAEMELQPLFERNAGQLQWYCLDFWSAELKLPVRELKLETAHLIALRQDADTFLAAIRQAGKRVVLITNAHRDSLSLKLEKVELAPYFERLISSHDYGFPKENRQFWDALQADIGFDPARSLFIDDTLPILRSARDYGVAHLLAVREPDSRKGPKDTAEFAAVGDYRELIAGL, from the coding sequence ATGTCACTGCTGCCGTGGCGCGACATCGACACCGTTCTGCTGGACATGGACGGCACGTTGTTGGACCTGCACTTCGACAATCATTTCTGGCTCGAACACCTGCCCCAGCGTTACGCCGAGTTGCATGGGGTGAGCCGGGCCATGGCCGAGATGGAGCTGCAACCGCTGTTCGAGCGTAACGCCGGCCAATTGCAGTGGTACTGCCTGGATTTCTGGAGCGCCGAGCTGAAACTGCCGGTGCGCGAACTGAAACTGGAAACCGCCCACCTGATCGCCCTGCGCCAGGATGCCGATACCTTCCTGGCCGCGATCAGGCAGGCCGGCAAGCGCGTGGTGCTGATCACCAACGCGCATCGCGATTCGCTGTCACTGAAACTGGAAAAAGTCGAACTGGCGCCGTATTTCGAGCGGTTGATCAGCTCCCACGACTACGGTTTCCCCAAGGAAAACCGGCAGTTCTGGGATGCCTTGCAGGCCGACATCGGTTTCGACCCGGCGCGCAGCCTGTTCATCGACGACACCTTGCCGATTTTGCGCAGTGCCCGGGATTACGGCGTGGCGCATCTGCTGGCGGTGCGGGAGCCGGACAGCCGCAAGGGGCCCAAGGACACGGCGGAGTTTGCGGCGGTGGGGGATTACCGGGAGTTGATTGCCGGGCTTTGA
- a CDS encoding ATP-binding protein — MTPTLPRRPRWRSLALLALCLAPLLWPLEHLAERYYRSELTGQNRQTLDLYVANLLGTLHRYEVLPQILGDLPALRADLMAPDDGVIQGNANRLLKNIATQTGAEVMYLMDTQGNTIAASNWDKHDSFVGRNFAFRPYFSEAMAGRLGRFFGLGTTSAKRGYFFAAAVRDREKVIGVLVAKVDLDHTESLWGKTPEQLLVTDHNGVVILTSRSEWRFRATRPLSDAERDAIIAIQPYPTREPKPLNLSPDAWLTQTQQIDETGWSVSILAPRTLIDRPVRTVVAIGGATLLVLMLLLGLMMQRRRHYMERIAFEAKARRELEGRVAERTSDLEGLNRRLKQEVLEREQAQQELVRAQDDLVQAGKLSALGTMSASISHELNQPLAAIRSYAENAEVLLDHQRTDDARGNLKLISELTGRMASIIAHLRAFARRDRHAPESVALQPALDDALALLAKRRRSMEVELIRDLPAATLWVEAGETRLRQVLGNLLANALDALTEKGPPRKLWLSAQSTGDGVNLYIRDNGPGFCMEALGRASEPFYTTKTRTQGLGLGLAICETLMRAFGGELLFSNHKEGGALITLKLRAGAPGVSLQPSEDRSA, encoded by the coding sequence ATGACTCCGACCCTTCCCCGCAGACCCCGCTGGCGTAGCCTGGCCCTGCTTGCGCTGTGCCTGGCGCCGTTGTTGTGGCCGCTGGAGCATCTGGCCGAGCGCTATTACCGCAGTGAACTGACCGGCCAGAACCGTCAGACACTCGACCTGTACGTCGCCAACCTGTTGGGCACCCTGCACCGCTACGAGGTGCTGCCGCAGATTCTCGGCGACCTGCCCGCCCTGCGCGCAGACCTGATGGCACCCGACGACGGTGTCATTCAGGGCAATGCCAACCGCCTGCTGAAGAACATCGCCACGCAGACCGGCGCCGAAGTCATGTACCTGATGGACACCCAGGGCAATACGATCGCCGCGTCCAACTGGGACAAACACGACAGTTTCGTCGGCCGCAACTTCGCCTTCCGTCCGTATTTCAGCGAGGCCATGGCCGGGCGCCTGGGGCGATTCTTCGGCCTGGGCACCACGTCGGCCAAACGCGGTTACTTCTTCGCCGCCGCCGTGCGTGACCGCGAAAAAGTCATTGGAGTGCTGGTGGCCAAGGTCGACCTGGACCACACCGAAAGCCTCTGGGGCAAAACCCCTGAGCAGTTGCTGGTCACTGATCACAACGGCGTGGTCATCCTCACCTCGCGGTCGGAGTGGCGGTTTCGCGCGACCCGCCCGTTAAGCGACGCCGAGCGTGATGCGATCATCGCGATCCAGCCCTACCCCACCCGCGAGCCCAAGCCGCTCAATCTCAGCCCCGACGCCTGGTTGACCCAGACCCAGCAGATTGACGAAACCGGCTGGAGCGTCAGCATCCTCGCGCCACGCACGCTGATCGACCGGCCGGTGCGCACCGTGGTCGCGATCGGCGGGGCAACGCTGCTGGTGCTGATGTTGCTGCTGGGCCTGATGATGCAGCGTCGTCGGCACTACATGGAACGGATCGCTTTCGAAGCCAAGGCCCGGCGCGAACTGGAAGGCCGGGTCGCCGAACGTACCAGCGACCTGGAAGGCCTCAACCGCCGGCTGAAACAGGAAGTGCTGGAGCGTGAGCAGGCGCAACAGGAGCTGGTCCGCGCCCAGGACGATCTGGTGCAGGCCGGCAAATTGTCGGCACTGGGGACCATGTCGGCGAGCATCAGCCATGAACTCAATCAGCCGCTGGCGGCGATCCGCAGCTACGCGGAAAACGCCGAAGTGCTGCTCGACCACCAGCGCACCGATGATGCCCGTGGCAATCTCAAGTTAATCAGCGAATTGACCGGGCGCATGGCGTCGATCATTGCGCACCTGCGCGCCTTTGCCCGGCGTGATCGCCATGCGCCGGAAAGCGTGGCGCTGCAACCGGCGCTGGACGACGCGCTGGCGCTGCTGGCCAAGCGCCGACGCAGCATGGAAGTCGAGCTCATTCGCGACCTGCCGGCCGCCACGCTGTGGGTCGAGGCCGGTGAAACCCGCCTGCGCCAGGTGCTCGGCAACCTGCTGGCCAACGCCCTGGACGCCCTGACGGAAAAGGGGCCGCCGCGTAAACTCTGGTTGAGTGCCCAATCCACTGGCGACGGCGTCAACCTGTACATTCGCGACAACGGCCCGGGCTTTTGCATGGAAGCCCTGGGTCGCGCCAGCGAGCCCTTCTACACCACCAAGACCCGCACGCAGGGGCTGGGGTTGGGGTTGGCGATCTGCGAGACGCTGATGCGCGCCTTCGGCGGGGAACTGCTGTTCTCCAACCACAAGGAAGGCGGCGCGCTGATTACCCTGAAACTGCGCGCAGGCGCGCCGGGCGTGAGCCTGCAACCGTCCGAGGACCGAAGTGCATGA
- the lysM gene encoding peptidoglycan-binding protein LysM has product MSLFSFLREAGEKILDALTPDKAEANSEALTNHVRDALTGIDTSKIQVKVEGDKVIATGEASSQEEKEKILLALGNVAGVSGVEDQITVTGAVATAAKFVTVEKGDTLSAISKRVYGDPNKYQKIFEANKPQLKHPDKIYPGQVLRIPE; this is encoded by the coding sequence ATGAGCCTGTTCAGTTTTCTGAGAGAAGCCGGTGAAAAAATCCTCGATGCGCTGACGCCGGACAAGGCCGAAGCCAACAGCGAGGCACTGACCAACCATGTGAGGGATGCACTGACGGGGATCGACACGTCGAAAATCCAGGTGAAGGTCGAAGGCGACAAAGTTATCGCTACGGGCGAGGCGAGCAGTCAGGAGGAGAAGGAAAAAATCCTCCTGGCGCTGGGCAACGTGGCAGGTGTCAGTGGTGTTGAAGACCAGATCACGGTGACCGGCGCAGTGGCGACGGCCGCGAAGTTCGTCACGGTTGAGAAAGGCGACACGCTGAGTGCGATTTCCAAGCGTGTGTATGGCGACCCGAACAAGTATCAAAAGATTTTCGAGGCCAACAAACCGCAGCTCAAGCACCCGGACAAGATTTATCCGGGGCAGGTGTTGCGGATTCCTGAGTAG
- a CDS encoding YiiD C-terminal domain-containing protein, whose amino-acid sequence MNRDSHHLESVLHHDIPLTQAMGIKVLDWHDQQLRLHLPLEANVNHKSTMFGGSLYCGAVLAGWGWLHLRLREEGIDDGHIVIHEGQISYPLPVTGDATAICQAPSAAVWKKFLAMYQRYGRARLTLHSRIVNVGSDEDAVTFSGQYVLHR is encoded by the coding sequence ATGAACCGCGACAGTCATCACCTGGAATCGGTCCTGCACCACGACATCCCCCTGACGCAGGCCATGGGTATCAAGGTGCTCGACTGGCACGACCAGCAACTGCGCCTGCACTTGCCGCTGGAAGCCAACGTCAACCACAAGAGCACCATGTTCGGCGGCAGCCTGTATTGCGGCGCGGTACTGGCCGGCTGGGGCTGGCTGCATTTGCGTTTGCGCGAAGAAGGGATCGACGACGGGCACATCGTGATCCACGAAGGGCAGATCAGCTACCCGCTACCGGTCACCGGCGACGCCACGGCGATTTGCCAGGCGCCGAGCGCGGCGGTGTGGAAGAAGTTTCTGGCGATGTACCAGCGTTATGGCCGGGCACGGCTGACGCTGCATTCGCGGATCGTCAACGTGGGTAGCGATGAGGATGCTGTGACGTTCAGCGGGCAGTACGTCCTGCACCGCTAA